Genomic DNA from Salvia miltiorrhiza cultivar Shanhuang (shh) chromosome 1, IMPLAD_Smil_shh, whole genome shotgun sequence:
atgtattttatattgcaactttatatagttgaaaaaatagtaaaattcacTAATTgtttgtggatttacagtcaattaacgcctcaaaaaaaatatattatgaaatgcaaattagtaaaatgtaattaaaagttccaaaaactctttcaaaactaatagaaaatttgaaagaaaaatatctagatattttggtggaatttttttaaatagataataataatcgttagttaaaaaggttttgtcaagatcttggtcattcattttatatcctccaattataagatggttttatcttcattttaattctattatctttattagagctattttatataataatataagtaacttatataattttattttctaaatataatattccaaaaaatataattttttttatactagTTATGTATCGAAAAAAGATATAAAGATATAACCACCAGTGGAGGGCAAGGGATGGAAGAGAAAGCTTGGGCATTAAATTCGAATGATACAACACTTGGACTCTCAAATCGGTTTATGGATAATGAAGATGCTGCCCAATACTAATACCATCTACATACACACCCCATTAGAATCGAGGGCAATGCAACAATCGGGGTTTGAAATCGGCTTCCAAGAATACGATTTAAGACAATACAACTCAGTTTTCATCTCCGACGGACCATGTCTGAAATCTCGACTATAAGTTCTTACCAACTTATATTCGTCGGATATAATATCATACCCGAGACCACAGCCATACAGAAGGTCTTTAGCTACTTCATTGGACTTAACAGGTGGATTAAGAAACTTTAATTCGTTATTTATTAGGTTCCAAATGAGTATTTTGCAATTAGAATCAGCAAAATACATCATATCTTTGCAAATATTGTCCTTAATTTTTCCATCGCAAAAGAGAATACTATCTTTTGAAGGTTTGGAATAGGAGAGTTATATACAACAGACAGATAATACTTCTCCCCAGCAACACATTTCGAGAAAAGTTCGACCATTGACTCCAttctacaaaaagaaaaaacaagaaacaaaaaaactttaaaaaactAGGCATAcatgttcgccgtgcatcgcacgggcgaatGCACTAGttaagagagaaagaagagctGAGTGAGTAAAGGAAGTCTGAGCTCTCTCTTTTGTGTGAGCGCGTGGGGCTCGGACACGTGTCGAGTTCTCGTTGGAGCCTTCTAGCGGAACGCTGGGCCGAATGGGCCAAAAGTTGAAGCATTAAGTAGTAAATTACGAATTTAATGTGTTTTATGAGTTGTAACATTTTTCAAATTCGTTCACTGATAAATCATTGATGATAACTCCAATCTCGCAAGCATCAGCTAAACTAAGGGCAGgtcatttaattccattttccGGCGTGTATACGTGGTATTTCGGATCTTCATGTCATTTTCACATTTGGCGTGTATAAGTGGTCgtggaaaaaatcagaaaataaacaaaggtgatgtattatgaGGCGAATTTTAAAGGTGGTGAGCAGTACCAGAATTTGGTGATACTTAATGTATTTATGAATAATTATCCCCTTTTTTTTAATACTTCTTTATTTATATAAggttaatataaaatataagcCAAAAAATTCTTCGTATGAAACAAATAAGCCAAAATCTTGATTTATGTTGcgtgttttttctttttactctcTAGGGTCATGATTGAGGTAAGTGGGAATTATCACAGCATTCATAATTTGAAAGGATTTGTAATGAACGAATTCGTACAAGTGTGTGGTTACGCAATGATGCATTTGTAGAAAAGTGTGATCACAAATAATTTGTCACGTTTCCCCTAAATATGTTATTCACACTCTTGTTTTGCTTATACAAAAAATGACGTCGAAAGATCCATATGTGATCATACGTATAACGTATAGTTTCATTTTAATACTTCGTAAATAATGATCATGATTATCGaggttataaattttaattttttatataatttataaatatgatgaTTCTGGTCCTAATTTATGAGATGTAAgagaataaaataatactccttccgtctcatTAATCTTGTCATAATAACCGTGCTAAAAAAAATGGAACaagtttattgggacggaggaaataataattaaaaagaaaaaagctaCACATCAATAATAACGATCCTCTTTTAAATTAATCGTAGTTTTGTTTCAAGACTTATATTTGCaataaatttttcttcaatcttcaatcCTCAGTCCCAAACTCAATGTAGGAAAaactttataaaaaattaattttattaatgttttttgtttaatgctaattttatcAATGTTAGATAAATATTAAGGCGTGTTGATAACCTTAGCCAAAATCTATAGTGGAAATTAAAATATTGTGTGGGCCTAAGCATGTGGAAGCCCATTACCGTGACAAGTGGGCTTCGGTATAGTTGCATATGCTGGTCCAAATTTGTGATGATTAACCCTAGCCCCACAACACCAATCCCAAATTCCACAATTgtaatattcatttttttatattaatgcaTCAACAatatttatatcatcaaatcaAGAGAAAAACAAcctttgtttatattgatgtcAGATCGCCTTtaaactttgaaaaataaacatatatgggatttaaaataaaattatatgggATATTCTTGGATAAGATAAGAAGGATTATGATATGATTTAAATTTGAATGCCATCATGATTATGGAAAGAATATTtgaacaaaaatatttaatttctcaataaaACCTTACACTATATATATCTTCAATTCCTTGATATTATATTACATTATtagataatattaatttaattatgtgaaATATGAACATCTAAGCGTATACATGAAATAAATTTAGTTATGAACAATTTCTTTTCTATAAAAATGGGGTACACAAATTAAAAAAGTATAGATAATAAGgtaaatgaggagagagatagagagagtagtgaaaaagtaagagaaagataaagtaaatgagaaaagagatagagagagtgaataaagtaaattattttattttttacgtTGTGACATTATAAATGAAACGCCTAAAAAGGAAATTTGAGACAATATTAttgggacgaaggaagtagGAAAGTGTTTAATACAActtgattataaaatatttataatcttGTATACttgctaataaaattattatatgagTTGGTTTAGtctttctcaattttttggagGTTAATTTTAAAATACGGATTGTCACATAAGCCTACAGCCTACCTGTGgaatttattgaagaaaaaaaaccaatgaacattttagtaattaatgaatttaagtTTTAGGACTTCCACAAATATTTAGTAAttaatgaaaaacataaattgTGCGTGAATCATACGAACGTGGTTGAGTCTCAAGACCAGACTGAGCAATACCTGTGGACCAAATGTCTGCTAAATACGATTGCTCGGATTGCTCGGATTAGGTAAATTTGCTTTCTCTAACATATAGGTGTCGATTTGTCAAGGAACTTCTTCACAGGCTCACTTTCTTTTATGCTGTTTGAAGGTCTTTCCAATCTTGTTTATTTACATTTGTCATATAATTCATTATCTGGTAATATTCCCCACTCTCTCTTGGCTCTCCCTTCATTGTTGGAACTTCATCTTAGCAGCAATCAGTTTAATGGCACTTTTCAACTGGACAAGTTTCTAAGTCTTGCCAATCTAACCCGACTTGATCTATCTCACAATAGATTGTCTGTAGATGTTGGCAACCTCAACTTCTAGGAATCATGGATGGCTCATTTTTGGTGGAGATCAGGTATTTTTTTCAACATGAATATGATAGCAGTAAGTTTTGGTGATTAAATTGAAGTTGTTGCAGATATTTGCATATGCGGTAATGAGCGCAGGATCAGCAGCATCGGGCGTCACAAATTTGAATCGGACGGGAATCCATCATTCATCGCTGCCCAATTTCTGCAAACCATTGCACGTTTTCTGCGACCGCGTCGCTGTTTCCATAGCCTTCACGTTTTTCACCTGTTTCTTACTCGCCATTTCGGTCGTCCTCGACGTCCTTTGCCTCTCAAACTATTAACATCCTTTGCTGCTTATCAATAACTATAACTACTCTCTTCATCTATCAACATATAAATTTTCATTCCTACTAtctacattttaattttattacttGGGTTGGCTTCAGATCTTGATACGCTCGCAAAATCCAATTATAATACGAATATCCGTAAAAATAATTTGTGTTATAAGTACCATCTTATCATATGCTACTAATTTATAGTATAATATTGAGATGAAAGTCTTCATTAGTTTTTcagcatttaaaaaaatattttaagttGTACGTAGGTAAGTATCATCGAATTTTATGTCAGATTTTTGTTGAAGATACATCTGCTTAAAttatctgaaaattttaatattgaataTTACCTAAATAATAGCGGTAAGTACAGAGTATATTTATAATGtctttttaaattcaaattaaaaaatcactataaaactgaaatttgagctataattttaaaataatgtcTGTAGATGTTGGCAACTTCATATGGAAATCTCCAACTAAAATACTTAGGACTAGCTTCTTGTAACTTGTCCCATTTTACTAATTTCATCAAACATTCTGATGATTTGCGAACACTAGACCTCTCATACAATCGGATTGGTGGGGAGATACCTAGTTGGATTTGGGGAACACAACTTCAGTCTTTGAACCTCTCTTTCAATCTTCTAACACATCTGCAAAAGCCTTACCATATCCCTGCTTCTCTTGAAGAGCTATTCTTGCAGTCTAACCAGCTCAAGGGTGAGTTGCACCTGCCCATTCCACCTGCGTCTCAACTCATGTACTTGTCTCTTGGTAATAACAGTTTAAATGGATCGATTCCAACCTCCCTTTGCAGTGCCACGAGCCTCCGTGTTCTTGATTTGTCTGGCAATAGATTAAGTGGCAGCATACCCCCTTGCTTACTTGAAAACATTTCAGAGTTAGATCTAAGCCAAAACAACATCAGCGGTAGCATTCCAGATAATATTCCTATGTATTGTTGGCTACAATATTTGATAACATTCAAGCTGTACATCATAGCTATAGCCCTAGCACTCGTAGTCGCAAAAACCTTGTAATCGCCACTCGATTCATCCCAACCGAACCCACAACTGTCGTAATATATGTACCACATCTCGTGGTCGTCAACATAAGGAGGCAATTTCTTGGAGATTCCGGTAGATGGGTTCCACAACACAAACTGTTTATTCCTTACAAGGCAAACCAGTCCATTGCAGGAACCCACAATACAATTAAAATTGATTGGGAATTCCAGTTCTAGAGCTTGATCTTCTGAGCTATGGAGTACAGACCGTTGCATCAGCATTTGTTTAGAGACAAATTTGAGCAACAAAACCTTGTGGCGGGCTAAACTAGGGTTTCTTGCCGAATTTTGAAGGTGGGTTTTGATGAATCGTTTGCTGTCGATCAGAGATCGCCATGGTTTGGAAACGCACCTGAATCTCAAGAGTGATTTCACCGGCAGTCTTGACAGTATTTCTTCGGTGATCTCTTTTTGGGTCTCCATGGCTGGTGGCGCCGGCGATGATATCATCAAATTTTGAGGGCTTCGAGAAACTTCTAGGATGAATTGTTCAGCATCTTGTGGGCTGTGCTTCATTGTTTAGAGAAAACATTATTGGACAAATAAAAACTCAATTCTATAATATAATCAAACTCACATTTGATGAAGCTAGTGAACATAAACCACTTACATTTTTGCATCATTCGGCAGCATAGCATGATTCTCAACATAAGAAACAACCTTCGTCGTTTTTTCTTCTGTGACCAGATCATAAACTAGCACAACTCTGTTCTCAACATAAGAAACAACACTCACATTTTGTGCATGAGCATCAATATCTGGTTTCTTCATCTCTTTCGTAATATAATCATAAACTAGTAACTGATCTACTCCTTTTCTTTTAAGAAAGAGAAAACGACCATCTATCAATCCCAACGGTTTTTCAATACCATAAACCGCAACGACATATGATTTGGCCCACGACCTTTCTTTCCATATCCTAAGCTCAAAAGAGTTGACTCCACACTTGGAATCTCCAGAGGGATTTTCATAGACAACAGCACCCAAAAACCCTCGACACTCAACAAGaacatataaaaaatgaatctCACTAACCGGTGAAGGGATGCAAGAGAAAATTTCATCAGTAAAGTCAAATGAGAGAACATCAAACCATACTGGGGCTTCACATGATGGACCACCAAAAGCCGAACCAAGTTGTGCTCGCCAATAACAACTCCCCTCAACATACACACAATAACTGGGGCCAATGTAAGCATCAGGAGGTGGAATCTCCTTCCAAGAACCACTTTTAAGCGAATACAACTCAGTTTTTTTCTCGCGAGGATGTTGATAAAAACATTCGTCATAATCTTCTCCATTGCAGCAAGAGCATCTATCATAGTTTCGTATCAACTTGTAGTCGCCAGATTTAGGATCGTATCCGAAACCACAACCATCCAACGTGGTGTGAGATGGAATGGGTTTCTTGGGCGGAGCAACAAATTTCAATTCTCTAGTTGTTAAGTTGCAAAGAACAATGTGGTCATCACAATTGAAATACAACAACCCGCGACAAGTATTACCACCAAAATGTAGTGTTCTATCATCATAAAAGAAAAATTCGAAGCCTTCCTTGGGAGACATGTCTTGGGGAGACATGATAGATAAATAATGCTTATTATCGCCAACCCCATTAAAACTTTTCAAAATAAGCTCATCCATtctacaaaaagaaaaacaaaaacagaatTATATTCATACATCATCTACGAACTCGAAAATACTTTCTCCTAGAGACAATcaaatatcaaatttatatatcatCAATCGATTTGTAAAAATTCACATACCTTTCTTATACTATAGAATCAAAAACGCTTCAAAGCAACCCAAATCTAGAGAGGGAGAGAATAGATAGAGAGGGGATGAGGGTTTGTTTGGATCGTGGTAAATTGCGGTTTTAGGTTAATTAACTAGGTTTTGGAATTATAATAATGCCCCCCGAGCTTAATCTAATGGGCCACTAacttaaagaaaaatatattaataaataaattaaaatattattttagagttataataataataataataattaatatttacctTTTTTCTTGACTCaatatcttttattcttttcgCAAGTAAGGAAATTTTTTTCATCTTCATGATTTCTCATATTTACCTATTTCCATTcatgacaaaagaaattattgTAATGAAATATAATGTACGATAATGagtaaaataattgaaaattgtcTGTGTGCAGAAACATGTAGGATTGAGATTCTGTAGGATTTCACCTCATACTCCCttgtcccaataaaagtggccacattttctttttgggtgtcccattaaaattggctactttctaaaaatggcaaaagtttactttaattaagtcaacaattactcactaatttggtcaacaattgtaggccactttctaaaaatgtcaaaattactcactaatttggtcaacaaatgtaggccactttctaaaaattactcactaattttggtgggtcacactcaattaaaacataacaatccccttcttaatctccgtgcaaaaaaaaaatggccacttttattgggacggagggagtattatttaggggggtgtattggaTTGAGTGTATTcaatccagacttttaaaagacCTTTAAAATCCAGAGGTATTCAAACCACGGTATTCAAACCAGACTTTTGAAACAAGCAATGAAAGATTGTCATAGTgggaaatttaaaaaaaaaataatttattatgtatattgaaacaagaatgaaagattgtaGGAAAAACCAAaaattagaaatttattatggttttAGACCAAATTTACCCAAATCTTGGTATAAATTTTTCCTTATTTAAATCTGTTAGTGAGTGTTAGAATTTGTGGAGTCTTTCATGCTTCTCATCCTCCTCTTTATGCTATTCTTTCTAACACTTTGATTATCTTTGTATGCAGGTTGTTTGAAAACTATCCCTGTAGTGTTGGATTTGGTTGAACGGAACAATCGGTTTCTTCAGTACCCTCCTCCATATCGGAGTTGGAGGGTTATTCTTCACGATTTGAACATTAAGCAGTCGTCGATTTGGGCTCAAGTTCCTGCTCCTCCGGAAGGTACATTCATCCCTAAAACTCTTGCTGAAACTAGTGTCGTGGTAGGTCTCCGCTCTTTGGAAATTTTGCGGGTGAAACAGGCTTATAAAAATTTGGCTGAACTGACCCCGGAGCAACGAGTATATGCAGACGGTTGGATGGCTGATTTGAAGTTTCACTATAATCCGAATGAGGTCGACACTGACGCCTTCGTGGCGAGACAactgaagaggaagaagaagaagcaggcCTCAAGCTCGGGTGTGCCAACAGAGCCGCCTATTGCGACTGATGCACCGCGATCTGACGTCCTCTCCGGTCGCTCCTCACGGAAACGGACTCCCACACCTGATGATGGTTGCTTATCCGATGGTTCTGTTCACGTAGTTCTACCTGTTGGTGCTTCGGCTCATACCGAGTACAACGCGCTGTCAGGTCAGCTCGAAAAGCTCTTACTTGAAGAGGATCGGGCTGTTTTGAACAACTATGGGGATGACGAAGCCTATGACGTGTTCGCCTCTTCGGCCTTCGCGGTGATAAAACTTGTctcttgttttcatttttcctTTGACATGTTATTTTTATTGACTAACTTGCGGTATTTTGATATCTTCTTGCAGCACTATCAGCATGCTATCTTTATGAAGCAGGCTAGGCTTGAGCACAAACGGCAACTACAGGATGTTCGTGCTGCTAAGGCTAGGATAGAGAACGAGCTTGTGGAAGCTCAGAAGTTGGTCAAGCAAGGCCAGGCGGACCTGGAATCCTTGGAAGCGTCTCTTCAGGCTCAATTGGCTTCGAAAGATGAGGAAATCAGTCGTCTGAAGGCTGAACTGGCGGAGATGGAGAAAAATCGGGAGCTAGAGCTTCTCGATGCTTGCCATGAGGCTGTGCTCAAGTCCCGGGCTGATATGAGTCAGGAGGTCTTGGATGGGTCTTACAAGACTTGGGACAATGCTGAGAACATTCGACAGTGGAAGGTGTATCAAGATAAGCTTTCTGGGGTGGCCTCTTCAGGCGACGTCGACGGCGACGAGTGATGTTGTCGTTTCCTTAATTCTGCTTTGGTTGGGCGTATGTGCCTCTAATATCTTATGTGTAATTTAGGCATTCGTGCCTTCAGACTTTGTTAATTTTGCATAGGGTGTATGCATCCTTGGATTCTTACTAGTTTAAGCCTACGCCATTGGGCTGGACTTAAATTTTTTCTTGTATTCACGAGAATGATTTTTCCTGAGTGTCCGGATCGCCGGGGGGTTTGCCCCTTGGATCGGCTATATATGACTGTTTTATATTCGAGTGTTTGTATATTTTTCTTTACCTATTCGGACTTAACTTTTGAACCAAGACAAGTAGATGTGATACGAGTCTCAGGGCTGCGCAGTTAAGCGCTTTCCGAGCAGGGCTGCGTTGGGCAATCGAGCACTGTCGGGTAGGGCCGAGCCGGATAATAATATTTTTCCCCTATGtttcccccatttagacttcAGTTGTTTAAACTTAAGGCTGAATTCGGGACGTTCGGGGTAAGACGGGTGTGCGCCTTTGAGCATGAGCATTTtattttccccccatttagacttagttgttaaACCGAAGGCTAAATTCAGGATATGCGGGTTGAGACGGGCGTTCGTCTTGTTCATGAAAATTTtgtccccccatttagactttagttgtttaaacttaaggctaaattaaGGATATTCGGGGTGAGACGGGCGTTCGTcttgtttatgaaaattttgtcccccatttagacttagttatttaaacttaaggctaaattcggGACGTTCGGGTTGAGACGGGCGTTCGTCTTGTTCATGAAAATTTTGTCCCCCCGGGTGAGGAGGGGGTGGGGGGGCTGCGCTCCTTAGAGCTGCCTACATACCCATTTAAGGGATCAAGCCCGAATGTAGTTCTGACCTGCATGCAAAGGTCAGTAATCGTGTAGTAAATTGAGTTGATCTCGGAAGACCTTTTGAAATAAAGTAGAAGTGTAGGGATCAGGCGTGATACTGTTTGAGATGGATGGCGTTCCAACTGTTGTTGATGTCACGTCCGTCTGTCGATTGTAACTTGTATGCTCCATGTCCAACCACTTTGGTGATCAGatatggtccttcccaatttgGGGCTAATTTGCCCGCACCTATTTCCTTGGTGTTCTGGAACACCTTTCGTAACACCCAGTCACCCGGCTTGAACGTGCGGGTACGGATATGCTTATTGTAGTGCCTGGCGATGCTTTGTTGATACGATGCTAATCGGATATTGGCTGTGTTCCGTTTCTCATCGAGGAGATCTAACTCGTGGCACATAGCTTCTTGATTCTCGTTGTCTGTCGTGAGCTCATATCTGGCGGTGGGTACTTCGCTTTCTGTTGGGATTACTGCCTCCATCCCATAGGCAAGGGAAAACGGGAGTTTCCCCTGTCGATGTTCTTGTAGTTGTTCGGTAGGACCATAATACGCCTGGTAGCTCATCTGCCCATTTGCCTTTGGCCTTCTCTAGCCGTTTCTTCAGGGTGTTCATGATGGTTTTGTTGGAAGACTCCGCTTGTCCGTTTGCCTGAGGATATCTTGGTGTTGAGAAGCTCAGCTTTATATTCCAGAACTTACAAAAGTCCTGAAAGTCCGTGCTGATGAATTGTGATCCGTTATCCGTGACAATCTCTTTGGGTACCCCATACCGGCAGATCACGTTCTTCCATATGAACCCCTTGACTTCTTTGTCGCGCACTTGGTGGAAAGACTCTGCTTCTATCCATTTGCTAAAATAATCTGTTACTGCCAACATATAAGCCTTCTGCCCGGGTGCGGTGGGTAGTTTGCCTACAATATCCATCCCCCATTTCATGAATGGCCATGGTGAAGTGATAGCAGTCAGGGGCTCCGGGGGCATGTGTGATATTTGGGCGAATCGTTGACATTTGTCGCACTTTCTAGCATAATCAGCTGCGTCAGTTTTCATGGTGGGCCAATAGTAACCGCTGGTTAATGCGCGGTGTGCGAGGCTTCTTCCTCCTGAGTGATTGCCACATTCACCTTCGTGTAACTCGGACAAGACGTATCTTGCTTCTGCAGGGTTAATGCATTTCAAGTATGGACCGGTAAATGAACGTTTATACAGTTTACCTCGGATGATGCAGAATCGTGCTGCTTGAGCTTTAAGCCGACGTGCTTCATTTCTGTCCTTCGGGAGTATATCTCTCTCGAGATATTCCATTATGGGGGTGATCCATGTTTGTCCGACTGATACTGCAGTCACGCGTTCCTCGGCCTCATCTCTTTGTATTGCTGGATATTGAAGGCAAGTGATTGTTATGGTTTTAGGTTGTGCAGTCTGAATTGCTGACCCTAGGTTGGCCAAAGCATCAGCATGGCCGTTTTCCCCCCTCGGCACTTGATTGATGGTGAACTCTTCAAAGCACGATTGGAGTTCTTTCGTCTTGCCCAGGTAAGCCGTCATTTTCGTATCTTTGGCTTGAAATGTACCCTGCATCTGATTAACTACAAGTTGAGAATCACTAAATACGTTAATGCGTTTTACCCCAATTTCTTTAGCTAGTCCGAGTCCAGCTATCATGGCTTCATATTCGGCCTCATTGTTGGTTGTTTTGAAATCACATCGGATTGACCGCTCAATGTTGTCTCCTCGTGGTGATGAGAGGACGACTCCAAGTCCACTCCCTCGTACGTTGCTGGATCCATCAACGTACAGTTTCCAAGTTCCAGTTTGGTCGGGTTCTTCCGTCAGACAGCATAACTCTTTATCGGCCTGTATGGTAAGGTTAGGTGCAAAGTCAACAACAAAATCGGCTAATACCTGAGATTTAAGTGCGGTCCGTGGTTTGTATGTGATGTCGTATTCACTCAACTCCACTGCCCACTTTGTCAATCGACCGGATAGTTCCGGCTTATGTAGTATGGCCTTTAAGGGATACGTGGTGGCAACTATGATCGGATGACACTGGAAGTACGGGCGCAACTTTCTTGCTGCGTGGACCAATGCGAGGGCCAATTTCTCTAGCTGGCTGTATCGGGTCTCTGCATCAAGTAGTGATTTGCTCACGTAGTAGATTGGCGATTGTTTCCCATCCTCTTCTCTGACCAGCACGGCGCTAACGGCTGTATCAGAGACGGCTAGATAGACCAACAAGGTCTCGTGGTCTTTCGGCTTTGCGAGTAAAGGTGGGCTGGTCAAGTATCGCTTGAGCTGCTTTAGCGCTTCCTCGCATTCTTCTGTCCACTCAAACGTTCTTGACTTCCTCAAGGTGTTGAAGAAGAGGTGGCATTTTTCGGATGATCTTGAGATAAAGCGGCTTAACGCGGCTATCCTTCCTGTCAATTTCTGAACGTCCTTTACGCAAGTGGGGGAAGGGATTCCCTGGATTGACTCAATCTGAGCCGGGTTTGCCTCTATTCCCCGCTGAGTAACCATGTAACCTAAGAATTTCCCTGCATTGACACCAAAAGAGCATTTAGTAGGATTTAACTTCATATTGTATTTTCTAAGAATTTCAAACGTCTCCCTCAAGTGATCAATGTGGTCCTTCGCGTGGATGGATTTGACCAACATGTCGTCGATGTAGACTTCCATTGTTTGCCCCAACAAACTTGCAAACATCCGGTTGACCAGGCGCTGATAAGTTGCTCCCGCGTTCTTCAACCCGAATGGCATATACTTGTAGCAATATAGAGCTACGTTGGTCATGAAGGCCGTCTTCTCCTCGTCATCAGGGTGCATCCGTATCTGATGGTAGCCCGAATATGCGTCCATGAAACTCATCAATTCATGGCCTGCTGTCGCATCCACTAGCATGTCGATGTGTGGCAGTGGGAACGAGTCTTTCGGGCATGCCTTGTTGAGGTCAGTGAAGTCAATGCATACCCGCCACTTGTTATTCTTTTTCTTGACTACTACCACGTTTGCGAGCCACTCAGGATAGTGGACCTCCCGGATAAGTCCATTCTTGAGGAGCTTCGTGACTTCATCATTCACTACTTGGTTCCTCTCCGGTGCAAACTTTCTACGTTTCTGCTTCCTCGGTGGGTAGCCCGGGGTGACCTGTAACCTGTGAACAATAATACTAGGGTCAATCCCTGTCATGTCCTCATGGGACCAAGCGAAACAATCGTAGTAATCAGATAGGAAACGGATAAGCTTCTCTCTGAGCTCTGGTTCGAGTTGTGCTCCAATCCGGACTTTGTGGTCTGGATAGCTCGCATTTATttgaacttcatcaatctccaCCATCTCCTCCTCGATCAGGCTGCGTGGTCTCTTCGTTCGTGCAGCTTGATTATAGTGCTCCGTCTGCTGACTTATGTCTTTAGTGCACTGCAGAGTATCATTCGCCTTCGAATGGGACGGAGCTTCTTGCTGTAATTGCTATAAGGACGGGCTTTTCGCTTTCATAGTTGTTTGGTAGCACGCCCTGGAGTCCTTCTGCTCTCCCTTGATCTCCTTAACTCCC
This window encodes:
- the LOC131013506 gene encoding uncharacterized protein LOC131013506; amino-acid sequence: MSPQDMSPKEGFEFFFYDDRTLHFGGNTCRGLLYFNCDDHIVLCNLTTRELKFVAPPKKPIPSHTTLDGCGFGYDPKSGDYKLIRNYDRCSCCNGEDYDECFYQHPREKKTELYSLKSGSWKEIPPPDAYIGPSYCVYVEGSCYWRAQLGSAFGGPSCEAPVWFDVLSFDFTDEIFSCIPSPVSEIHFLYVLVECRGFLGAVVYENPSGDSKCGVNSFELRIWKERSWAKSYVVAVYGIEKPLGLIDGRFLFLKRKGVDQLLVYDYITKEMKKPDIDAHAQNVSVVSYVENRVVLVYDLVTEEKTTKVVSYVENHAMLPNDAKIPQDAEQFILEVSRSPQNLMISSPAPPAMETQKEITEEILSRLPVKSLLRFRCVSKPWRSLIDSKRFIKTHLQNSARNPSLARHKVLLLKFVSKQMLMQRSVLHSSEDQALELEFPINFNCIVGSCNGLVCLVRNKQFVLWNPSTGISKKLPPYVDDHEMWYIYYDSCGFGWDESSGDYKVFATTSARAIAMMYSLNVIKYCSQQYIGILSGMLPLMLFWLRSNSEMFSSKQGGMLPLNLLPDKSRTRRLVALQREVGIDPFKLLLPRDKYMS
- the LOC131013517 gene encoding uncharacterized protein LOC131013517 gives rise to the protein MVLDQIYPNLGCLKTIPVVLDLVERNNRFLQYPPPYRSWRVILHDLNIKQSSIWAQVPAPPEDGWMADLKFHYNPNEVDTDAFVARQLKRKKKKQASSSGVPTEPPIATDAPRSDVLSGRSSRKRTPTPDDGCLSDGSVHVVLPVGASAHTEYNALSGQLEKLLLEEDRAVLNNYGDDEAYDVFASSAFAHYQHAIFMKQARLEHKRQLQDVRAAKARIENELVEAQKLVKQGQADLESLEASLQAQLASKDEEISRLKAELAEMEKNRELELLDACHEAVLKSRADMSQEVLDGSYKTWDNAENIRQWKVYQDKLSGVASSGDVDGDE